One Acropora palmata chromosome 2, jaAcrPala1.3, whole genome shotgun sequence genomic window carries:
- the LOC141872269 gene encoding translocator protein-like, which yields MMQKTWIIIGGSVLLPNVGGFLGGFITRSQIKGWYEGLNKPSWRPPNWLFGPMWTTLYSSMGYASYLVWRDGGGFDGDAKLALTLYGTNLALNWMWTPIFFGSHKLGLAFGEICVLWLNVAGCLHTFYPINKTAAGLLLPYLGWVTLATALNYKIWQMNKPAIKNE from the exons ATGATGCAGAAAACATGGATCATTATTGGGGGTTCTGTCCTACTACCAAATGTAGGTGGATTCTTGGGAGGATTTATTACCCGATCACAGATTAAGGGATGGTATGAAG GCTTGAATAAACCCTCCTGGCGACCTCCAAACTGGCTATTTGGTCCAATGTGGACAACTTTATATTCTAGCATGGGTTATGCATCCTATCTTGTTTGGCGAGATGGTGGTGGATTTGATGGTGATGCAAAATTAGCCCTTACTTTGTATGGAACAAACTTGGCATTGAACTGGATGTGGACCCCTATTTTCTTTGGTTCTCATAAGCTTGGCCTG gCTTTTGGAGAGATCTGTGTCCTGTGGTTAAATGTTGCTGGCTGCCTTCACACATTCTACCCAATAAACAAAACTGCAGCAGGGCTCCTGTTGCCCTACTTGGGTTGGGTAACCCTTGCTACAGCATTGAACTACAAAATTTGGCAGATGAACAAACctgcaatcaaaaatgaatAA